One Ictalurus punctatus breed USDA103 chromosome 10, Coco_2.0, whole genome shotgun sequence genomic region harbors:
- the ncl gene encoding nucleolin, protein MVKLAKGAKKQVKEAPQKKKAPPPPKEVEESSEEDSDEEAPPPKAAAKKNVTPAKAVKNGKAPAKQESEDDDDESEEEAPPAKVAKGPAKKVAADVESDDDEEEEDDDDEESEEEPPKKAAKSAKATTAKATTVKAKAAPAKEESDDDDDDDDESEEEEAPLPKKAAPAKPAAKAAPAKPAARAKSEEEEEDDDDDDDDDEEEMDTTPAPAKKAAMKKAQEESEEEEEEDDEEEEEDDEEEEAAPVTPGKRKGNVNKDKGTPPAKKAKSDEAFSLFMGNLNADNSFEDIKEGISKFFKKEGLVIQDVRLGGSKKFGYVDFGSEEDLQQALGLSGKKFMGQPIKLDRARSKEDSQESKKERDARTLFVKNLPYSITSDELKEVFDQALDIRVPVGPNGSSRGIAYIEFKTEAIAEKMLEETQGSDVQGRSIMVDFTGAKSRQSSKGPVSAPVSKVLVVNNLAFSATEESLQSVFEKAVAIRIPQNNGRPKGYAFVEFENTDDSKEAMDSCNNTEIEGRSIRLEFSQSRGEGGGRGGSGPTKTLFVKGLSDETTDQTLRDAFEGAVAARIATDKDTGSCKGYGFVDFDSEEDCKAAKEAMDDSEIDGNKVTLDYAKPKGEGGRGGGRGGFGGGRGRGGFGGGFGGGFGGRGGGGRGGFRGGRGGGGHRGGGRGGFRGGRGGGGGAGARPQGKKIKFDA, encoded by the exons ATGGTTAAACTAGCGAAG GGGGCGAAAAAACAAGTGAAGGAAGCGCCACAGAAGAAAAAGGCTCCTCCACCTCCAAAGGAAGTCGAAGAGTCCAGTGAAGAAGACTCTGATGAAGAG GCTCCACCTCCCAAAGCTGCAGCTAAGAAGAATGTAACTCCAGCGAAGGCAGTGAAAAATGGAAAAGCCCCCGCCAAGCAAGAAAGTGAAGATGATGACGATGAATCTG AGGAAGAGGCTCCTCCAGCTAAAGTTGCTAAAGGCCCTGCCAAGAAAGTAGCAGCTGATGTTGAAtcagatgatgatgaggaggaggaggatgatgatgatgaggagtcTG AGGAGGAGCCACCCAAAAAGGCTGCTAAATCAGCTAAGGCGACCACTGCAAAGGCGACAACTGTGAAGGCTAAAGCAGCTCCTGCGAAGGAGGAGtctgatgatgacgacgatgatg ATGATGAATCCGAAGAGGAAGAAGCTCCACTTCCTAAAAAAGCAGCCCCTGCTAAACCTGCCGCTAAAGCAGCCCCTGCTAAACCTGCCGCTAGAGCGAAgtcggaggaggaggaggaggatgatgatgacgacgacgacgacgatg AAGAGGAAATGGACACAACACCTGCACCAGCTAAAAAAGCAGCCATGAAGAAGGCCCAGGAGGAAtctgaagaggaggaggaggaggatgatgaggaggaggaggaggatgacgaGGAGGAAGAAG cCGCTCCTGTAACACCAGGAAAGAGGAAGGGTAATGTCAATAAGGATAAAGGAACACCACCTGCTAAAAAAGCCAAATCTGACGAAG ccTTCAGCTTGTTTATGGGTAACCTGAACGCGGATAACAGTTTTGAAGATATTAAAGAAGGCATCAGCAAATTCTTTAAGAAAGAAGGCCTGGTGATTCAGGATGTCCGTCTCGGAGGGTCCAA GAAGTTCGGTTATGTCGACTTTGGCTCAGAAGAGGACCTTCAGCAAGCCCTTGGTCTCAGTGGGAAGAAGTTTATGGGTCAGCCAATCAAACTGGACCGAGCAAGAAGTAAAGAGGACTCTCAGGAAAGCAAAAAGG AGAGAGATGCCCGGACGCTGTTTGTGAAAAATCTGCCATACTCCATAACCTCAGATGAGCTGAAGGAGGTTTTCGATCAAGCACTGGATATCAGGGTACCTGTCGGCCCCAACGGCAGCAGCAGAGG AATTGCATATATTGAATTCAAGACAGAAGCTATTGCTGAGAAAATGTTGGAGGAGACTCAGGGTTCAGATGTTCAGGGCCGATCCATCATGGTGGACTTCACCGGTGCCAAAAGCCGACAGAGCAGCAAAGGACCAG tTTCAGCACCTGTAAGCAAGGTTCTGGTTGTAAATAATCTAGCGTTCAGTGCCACAGAGGAGTCTCTGCAGAGCGTGTTTGAGAAAGCCGTTGCTATCAGAATACCACAGAATAATGGCCGGCCAAAAGG GTATGCGTTTGTCGAGTTTGAAAACACAGATGATTCCAAGGAGGCGATGGATTCATGTAACAACACAGAAATCGAAGGCAGGAGCATCAGACTGGAGTTCAGCCAGAGTAGAGGAGAGGGTGGAGGACGAGGAGGATCCG GACCCACAAAAACACTGTTTGTTAAAGGCCTGTCAGACGAAACGACAGATCAAACTCTGAGGGATGCGTTCGAGGGTGCTGTCGCTGCCAGAATCGCCACAGATAAAGATACAGGATCCTGTAAagg GTATGGTTTTGTTGACTTCGACAGTGAGGAAGACTGCAAAGCAGCGAAGGAAGCAATGGATGACTCGGAGATCGATGGAAACAAAGTAACTCTGGATTACGCCAAGCCgaaaggagaaggaggacgaggaggaggaagaggagggttTGGAGGTggcagaggaagaggagggttTGGAGGTGGATTTGGAGGTGGATttggagggagaggaggaggaggaaggggtGGATTtagaggagggagaggaggaggtggaCACCGtgggggaggaagaggaggattcAGAG gtGGCCgaggtggtggaggtggagcCGGAGCCAGACCTCAAGGAAAGAAGATCAAATTTGATGCTTAA